One part of the Archangium lipolyticum genome encodes these proteins:
- a CDS encoding cytochrome c oxidase assembly factor 1 family protein, producing the protein MNTMPEGEMAPRQGWWGRNWKWVVPTGCLGLLLSCGCLGALIFGVTYQALRGTGVFVEALTQAKQSPEVREALGEPIESGMMLQGSIQSHDDQGSANFSVPLQGPKADGTLLVEAYKDGEQWKFTTLQVEVPGRPTIDLLGGEPAPPPDTVPFQDSLPDVEPLPEDEEPGGEPVEPEEREPEEGQKDIEL; encoded by the coding sequence ATGAATACGATGCCAGAAGGCGAGATGGCTCCCCGGCAGGGCTGGTGGGGCCGCAACTGGAAGTGGGTGGTGCCCACCGGATGCCTGGGGCTGCTGCTGTCCTGCGGCTGCCTCGGCGCCCTCATCTTCGGCGTCACCTACCAGGCGCTCCGGGGCACCGGCGTCTTCGTCGAGGCGCTCACCCAGGCAAAGCAGTCGCCCGAGGTGCGCGAGGCACTCGGCGAGCCCATCGAGTCGGGGATGATGCTCCAGGGCTCCATCCAGTCCCACGACGACCAGGGCTCGGCCAACTTCTCCGTGCCCCTCCAGGGCCCCAAGGCCGACGGCACCCTGCTCGTCGAGGCCTACAAGGACGGGGAGCAGTGGAAGTTCACCACGCTTCAGGTGGAGGTGCCGGGACGCCCGACCATCGACCTGCTCGGCGGAGAACCCGCGCCCCCACCCGACACCGTGCCCTTCCAGGACTCGCTCCCGGACGTCGAGCCCCTGCCCGAGGACGAGGAGCCCGGTGGGGAGCCCGTCGAGCCCGAGGAGCGGGAGCCCGAGGAGGGGCAGAAGGACATCGAGCTCTGA
- a CDS encoding DMT family transporter, whose translation MSSPSSSSTNDAARLRADGALVLMTAFWGTTFVVVKGALGHGDPYSFLTLRFTLGALALTAVARREMLEPQTLRRGLLLGVFLFLGFVLQTVGLVSTTPSRSAFITGLYVVFVPLLGLILFRRMPRVTSWVGVVLAAVGLRYLTGADVGEGGLSVGDWLTLGCAMAYALHILLTERYASKTGVVALVAVQLWVVTVLSALCLPFTETRVEWTPSFIGAVAFCGLLASALALCVQTWAQVRTTAVRVALICSMEPVFTAVYSVWLGYETLGVREWGGGGLIVVGVLVAELGGHLLERLRGRGATEQLPEV comes from the coding sequence GTGAGCAGCCCCTCTTCCTCTTCGACGAACGATGCCGCCCGCCTCCGCGCGGACGGGGCCCTGGTGCTCATGACCGCCTTCTGGGGCACCACCTTCGTGGTGGTGAAGGGGGCGCTTGGCCATGGGGACCCGTACTCCTTCCTCACGCTTCGGTTCACGCTCGGCGCGTTGGCGCTCACGGCCGTCGCCCGGCGCGAGATGCTCGAGCCCCAGACGCTGCGCCGGGGGCTGCTGCTGGGGGTCTTCCTCTTCCTCGGCTTCGTGCTGCAGACGGTGGGGCTGGTGTCCACCACGCCCTCGCGCTCGGCCTTCATCACCGGGCTGTACGTGGTGTTCGTCCCGCTGCTGGGGCTGATCCTCTTCCGGCGCATGCCGCGCGTCACTTCATGGGTGGGCGTGGTGCTGGCGGCGGTGGGCCTGCGCTACCTCACCGGCGCGGACGTGGGAGAGGGGGGATTGTCCGTGGGCGACTGGCTGACGCTGGGCTGCGCGATGGCCTACGCCCTCCACATCCTCCTCACCGAGCGCTACGCGTCGAAGACGGGAGTGGTGGCGCTCGTGGCCGTGCAGTTGTGGGTGGTGACCGTGCTCTCCGCGCTCTGCCTGCCCTTCACCGAGACCCGGGTGGAGTGGACGCCGTCCTTCATCGGGGCGGTGGCCTTCTGCGGCCTCCTGGCCAGCGCGCTGGCCCTCTGCGTGCAGACGTGGGCGCAGGTGCGCACCACCGCCGTGCGCGTGGCGCTCATCTGCTCCATGGAGCCCGTCTTCACGGCGGTGTACTCGGTGTGGCTCGGCTACGAGACGCTCGGCGTGCGCGAGTGGGGCGGCGGAGGTCTCATCGTGGTGGGCGTGCTGGTGGCCGAGCTGGGAGGCCATCTCCTCGAACGCCTGCGCGGGCGCGGGGCCACCGAGCAGCTCCCCGAGGTGTAG
- a CDS encoding electron transfer flavoprotein subunit alpha/FixB family protein, with the protein MPIVLIVAEQQPDGNLRKATLNAIGAGKQLAEKAGAELHLVLLSKDPSKVTQELAGLGAKAVHTAAAPEFEHYLAETYAPAIAELAKSIGANYVGMASTAQGKDLMPRVAARLQAAMATDVMGFNGSGADVTFSRPMWAGNVFAEVKLTTPVKVFTLRATEFPAAAGGQGAAEVKTFSPKVETGKTKFVDFKEVKSARPELTEARVVVSGGRGTKGDFKEIEALADELGAAVGASRAVCDAGWVPNDLQVGQTGKVVAPQLYIAAGISGAIQHLAGMKSSKTIVAINKDPEAPIFQVADYGLVEDLFKVLPALREAIHKAKG; encoded by the coding sequence ATGCCGATCGTTCTCATCGTTGCGGAGCAGCAGCCGGACGGGAACCTGCGCAAGGCGACCCTCAACGCCATTGGCGCGGGCAAGCAGCTCGCCGAGAAGGCGGGCGCGGAGCTGCACCTGGTGCTGCTCTCCAAGGATCCCTCCAAGGTCACCCAGGAGCTCGCGGGCCTGGGCGCCAAGGCGGTGCACACCGCCGCGGCCCCCGAGTTCGAGCACTACCTGGCCGAGACGTACGCCCCGGCCATCGCCGAGTTGGCGAAGTCCATTGGCGCCAACTACGTGGGCATGGCGTCCACCGCGCAGGGCAAGGACCTGATGCCCCGCGTGGCCGCCCGCCTGCAGGCCGCCATGGCCACCGACGTCATGGGGTTCAATGGTAGCGGCGCGGACGTCACGTTCTCCCGGCCCATGTGGGCGGGCAACGTGTTCGCCGAGGTGAAGCTCACCACGCCGGTGAAGGTCTTCACCCTGCGCGCCACCGAGTTCCCCGCGGCCGCGGGTGGCCAGGGCGCCGCCGAGGTCAAGACCTTCTCCCCCAAGGTGGAGACGGGCAAGACGAAGTTCGTCGACTTCAAGGAGGTCAAGAGCGCGCGGCCCGAGCTCACCGAGGCACGCGTGGTGGTGTCCGGCGGCCGTGGCACCAAGGGCGACTTCAAGGAGATCGAAGCGCTGGCCGACGAGCTGGGTGCCGCCGTGGGCGCCTCGCGCGCGGTGTGCGACGCCGGTTGGGTGCCCAATGACCTGCAGGTGGGCCAGACGGGCAAGGTGGTCGCGCCGCAGCTCTACATCGCCGCGGGCATCAGCGGTGCCATCCAGCACCTGGCGGGCATGAAGAGCTCCAAGACGATCGTCGCCATCAACAAGGACCCCGAGGCCCCCATCTTCCAGGTGGCGGACTACGGGCTGGTGGAGGACCTCTTCAAGGTGCTGCCCGCGCTGCGCGAGGCCATCCACAAGGCCAAGGGCTAG
- a CDS encoding PqqD family protein: MEDVMKGVPRLHPDAGVQRVGDRVLAVGPDDTLHTFEDEGGEVSAVAERILELVDGRRTLGEIVAALCEEFEVEPEVCREDTVAFVRLLVDKKVLVLGP; encoded by the coding sequence ATGGAGGACGTGATGAAGGGGGTGCCGCGCCTCCATCCGGACGCGGGCGTGCAGCGGGTGGGAGACCGGGTGCTGGCGGTGGGGCCGGACGACACCCTGCACACGTTCGAGGACGAGGGCGGCGAGGTATCCGCGGTGGCCGAGCGCATCCTCGAGCTGGTCGACGGCCGGCGGACATTGGGCGAGATCGTGGCGGCGCTGTGCGAGGAATTCGAGGTGGAGCCCGAGGTGTGCCGTGAGGACACGGTCGCCTTCGTGAGGCTCCTTGTGGACAAGAAGGTGTTGGTGCTCGGGCCGTGA
- a CDS encoding potassium transporter TrkH has product MARVCFGRWVCEVEDALLDAARPRCSDAPFLVEEGRPRLRLRRLADLGEGARPFQTGQPSLGAVRVEEDGLATDAPLELLPAELALRALFQLAILRQGGLCLHAAGVAFGEEAVVALGISGAGKSTLSRLCVQSGRAALLSDEVVALLPDGLVCGSPFRSEPDLPATRTEARLHAFLLLEKGQVESISPVRPAALVAPLLGQVFQGEGGTGLSLGAATLPRLGGLMAPVPGFRLTFRKDPAVAGFLDEWMHGLTPSRG; this is encoded by the coding sequence ATGGCGCGGGTGTGCTTCGGCCGGTGGGTGTGCGAGGTCGAGGACGCGCTCCTCGACGCGGCCCGCCCCCGGTGCAGTGACGCGCCCTTCCTCGTGGAGGAGGGGCGGCCACGGTTGAGGCTCCGCCGGCTGGCGGACCTGGGCGAGGGGGCCCGGCCCTTTCAAACCGGCCAGCCCTCGCTCGGCGCCGTCCGGGTGGAGGAGGACGGGCTGGCGACGGATGCTCCCCTGGAGCTCCTCCCGGCGGAACTCGCGCTGCGTGCGCTCTTCCAACTCGCCATCCTGCGCCAGGGAGGTCTCTGCCTGCATGCCGCTGGCGTGGCCTTCGGTGAGGAGGCGGTGGTGGCCCTGGGCATCAGTGGGGCCGGCAAATCCACCCTCTCGCGGCTTTGCGTCCAGTCAGGCAGGGCCGCGCTGCTCTCGGACGAGGTGGTGGCGCTGTTGCCGGACGGCCTCGTGTGCGGCAGCCCCTTCCGCTCGGAGCCGGACCTGCCCGCCACACGCACCGAGGCTCGCCTGCACGCCTTCCTGTTGCTGGAGAAGGGGCAGGTCGAGTCGATCTCCCCGGTGCGCCCCGCGGCCCTGGTGGCTCCGCTGCTCGGACAGGTGTTTCAGGGGGAGGGGGGCACGGGGCTGAGCCTCGGCGCTGCGACGCTTCCGAGGCTGGGTGGCCTGATGGCGCCCGTTCCGGGATTCCGCCTGACGTTCCGCAAGGACCCGGCCGTGGCGGGTTTCCTCGACGAGTGGATGCATGGGCTCACGCCGTCCCGAGGATGA
- a CDS encoding GNAT family N-acetyltransferase has translation MGSRRPEDEWAAFLEASPPGTRLWVRGAGRSMYPLLRGGDSVQVERCSDVFAVRPGDIALVRVEGRGLAAHVVCSVAPLRTRSFLGRADEGPVQLLGRVVAVRRSGLRLPVGGRLVPLLLAMHRVGARAAGSASLRRSVQVLRGIASSPATREPRRRWLGPIEVRLLALEDAEALLLYAGHALRGPTAFLGDSLRERWCQEDGAVGAFTRRGRMVGFAVREEAWLRYLHVTEEARRLGVGTRLLRELEGSAARRGIRVLRAAVREEEVACREFLASGGFLDVPGGQGAERQGPPWRQSGGPWRELVHPLGDEALPPLHRPGG, from the coding sequence ATGGGCTCACGCCGTCCCGAGGATGAGTGGGCGGCGTTCCTCGAGGCGAGCCCTCCAGGTACGCGCCTCTGGGTTCGAGGCGCCGGACGGAGCATGTACCCGCTGCTGCGCGGGGGTGATTCCGTCCAGGTGGAGCGCTGCTCGGACGTCTTCGCGGTGCGGCCCGGGGACATCGCCCTCGTCCGTGTGGAAGGGAGAGGGCTCGCGGCTCATGTGGTGTGCTCCGTGGCGCCTCTGCGTACGCGGTCCTTCCTCGGGCGCGCGGACGAGGGCCCCGTGCAGCTGCTGGGACGGGTGGTGGCCGTCCGGCGCTCGGGGCTTCGCCTGCCGGTGGGAGGCCGGCTCGTGCCATTGCTGCTGGCCATGCACCGGGTGGGTGCTCGCGCGGCGGGCAGCGCCTCGCTTCGCCGAAGCGTCCAGGTGCTGCGGGGCATCGCCTCTTCTCCGGCCACCCGCGAGCCGCGGCGGCGGTGGCTCGGTCCCATCGAAGTGCGGCTTCTCGCCCTGGAGGACGCGGAGGCACTGCTGCTCTACGCGGGGCATGCCCTGCGTGGCCCCACGGCTTTCCTGGGCGACTCGCTGCGGGAGCGGTGGTGTCAGGAGGACGGAGCGGTGGGCGCCTTCACCCGCCGGGGCCGGATGGTGGGCTTCGCGGTCCGGGAAGAGGCGTGGCTGCGCTACCTCCACGTGACGGAGGAAGCGCGGCGGCTTGGGGTGGGGACGCGGCTGCTCCGGGAACTGGAGGGGTCCGCCGCCCGACGAGGCATCCGGGTGCTGCGCGCGGCGGTGCGGGAAGAGGAGGTGGCCTGCCGGGAGTTCCTGGCCAGCGGTGGCTTCCTCGATGTGCCTGGAGGGCAAGGAGCGGAGCGCCAGGGTCCACCTTGGAGACAGTCCGGAGGGCCCTGGCGTGAGCTCGTGCACCCCCTGGGGGATGAAGCCCTCCCCCCATTGCATCGGCCCGGAGGGTAG
- a CDS encoding VCBS repeat-containing protein has protein sequence MRRTGWQWLLAVCALWTAGCTCGKPPVESALTVAFERPVDGQRLALGDDADVGTAGFQYDVVAVAADSAGREVTLARAKLEVLSAGESVWREGPAATLEGQRVRFPTVTLPGRTNVLRVTVEEEGSKRTASHDQSVTVGSETRTLDIVIPAEGQVLREVDDADPLLPGYQVDFEVWGTGLRGASGLLSCAGVCGIAPVPFTVGDNGRAMARVTLSEPVREAQPSQCVAVVKLPGGDVTSPARGMTLDTEGPRLAISSPVSAVATRTFKVEAVVRPVEDGATATLTRAGAEPLSATVRAGQVFFPEVTVPGDGRHDFQLSVTDSGGNVAGKPFSVVVASTAPTPVLRVPATIGTFVAGQPAQVEAVVKVDDQPVGTEVELWTTVSGRLGQPQRARTVDGSGEGRVARFTLSLAEGANTVKACVRNAAGTQVCTLATTQVRTGRPNCRIVEPSPGDVLPAGGKPVVVRVEALGNNGPVSLSAQRPGASENASGTASGGAASLSMNLSGDGAWSLVASCAGGGVSQAVTVSRDTTPPTLAVTVRDAPGGRIEPSFIDTSPLPGTQVVLDAVTEPFAQVLVQGCGLQGTLLANADEQGRASLRDVGVPTSGTCSFSARAVDLAGNESSVSVPVASAFGTSSLKFESPDPSRTLGPTDGSPVGDGNLQVSLNLGFSAGALGQLKLYRDTAEVGGVPVEVVDTGKTFSGVQLADGVNVLRAVLVNNAGAGACASALYTVDTTPGDIVLTAPGASSNYNLQSDRDPLTPGIQHPLAYTLNGASASATVDVCTSVALTTAAAPCRDGSGWFTLAAGVPAYTNLFSYPDGRYSLKVVLDEGGTVRESAPVSLVVDSVRPEVTALELVGDVNGDRMVNATEWPTGAPVLRVSTSGLATGLPIQVRDATNNTLYGNAMSTGTVTDVTLGSLPSLEEADYSLVVVVTDSAGNANRTVAAVPPNPLDPVNAAALLSFRLDRVVPELSPTSPGRATLGPADDAVPATAGFQLRASALTSADVGPGGVSLRLDPAGTVVTKTPEGRSVSHDFTVEAAGTRSYTLVFTAQDKAGNVSPPVNMPVTVDLEAPRLTLSSPTSGTTLGSPLATVRVEVEGGEGLIVSVFSVRGNSKELVGSFPVVNGVAQGSVNLPEGTQDVTVETVDAAGNRGSASAQGVTVPHVGCDVTLTSPAGTPVTFNQTDDGNASLSGLQYTLHGRTNRCAGQTVSLYKGGTLLGSTVAAPGTGDFSFDVSLPDGEQSRLTVEMIDSASSQTSDFVDYTVDISPPAFSTVTPAQKTLTFVSASNVNLPGTGYVQDLTPGGDAEAELRATVTGATGGRLRILYKGTTELASLPISQSPESLTIPLVLPHGTSGPLELRLRDTALNETVYAIDVTVDVRPPAQVAFTAKVPTGGARKAWVDLTWPQSGDDDATGTPAGYDLRWTTDTLLPTGIPDEATYYGSKVRRETGALLPAQTTSYRLTLPPLAKYFIEVRALDEVGNVSPFRTIPVFDNAPNKVLTNPTARSGFFGLVLASGDLNGDGRDELVAGDSRAAYVVGSATTTNVGAVHIYSDALSGNETPLTLWPSTPTVGAQLFGNEVAVGNVGDASGEGRPDLLVGSPNWSTARGRAFLYFGRTGQPVDPAPIEFRGQASSTNFGHAARIIADLNGDGLSEVLLSADGENGGKGRVYLFFGRTRANWVAASTGNESGVTFVPVDKADRIIEGDTSLNVGTNTYFGRRRGQANVGDLDGDGKPELSISSPYDKVNTLYIYPGSILMARNGATVAERTLTVADTLQRLTYGPVSTGGLNGFGVDVVARVNFTGGPARDLVVSQPESNTLRLFPDGGASGFVQPEWSVTVANDPSITVKRFFGYTLASADINQDGLPDLVTGESMTTSASAWILYNRGGTGAPFDLVAGEGVAQSRFKGVKALGAGVVTGDFNGDGAPDVAAGDPFDTPGRITVWY, from the coding sequence ATGCGTCGAACGGGATGGCAGTGGCTTCTGGCGGTGTGTGCGCTGTGGACGGCGGGCTGTACGTGCGGCAAGCCGCCGGTGGAGTCCGCGCTGACGGTGGCGTTCGAGCGGCCGGTGGATGGGCAACGGCTGGCGCTGGGGGATGACGCGGACGTGGGCACCGCGGGCTTCCAGTACGACGTGGTGGCGGTGGCGGCGGACTCGGCCGGGCGCGAGGTGACGCTGGCGCGGGCGAAGCTGGAGGTGCTGTCGGCGGGCGAGTCGGTGTGGCGGGAGGGGCCCGCGGCGACCCTCGAGGGCCAGCGGGTGCGCTTCCCCACGGTGACGTTGCCGGGGCGCACCAACGTGCTGCGGGTAACGGTGGAGGAGGAGGGCTCGAAGCGCACGGCGTCGCACGACCAGAGCGTGACGGTGGGCAGCGAGACGAGGACCCTGGACATCGTCATCCCCGCCGAGGGGCAGGTGCTGCGGGAGGTGGATGACGCGGACCCGCTGCTGCCGGGCTACCAGGTGGATTTCGAGGTGTGGGGCACGGGACTGCGCGGAGCCAGTGGCCTCCTCTCGTGCGCGGGGGTGTGCGGCATCGCGCCGGTGCCCTTCACGGTGGGGGACAATGGCAGGGCCATGGCGCGGGTGACGCTCTCCGAGCCGGTGCGCGAGGCGCAGCCCTCCCAGTGCGTGGCGGTGGTGAAGCTGCCCGGAGGGGATGTGACGTCTCCGGCGCGCGGCATGACGTTGGACACCGAGGGACCGCGGCTGGCCATCAGCTCGCCCGTGTCGGCGGTGGCCACCCGCACCTTCAAGGTGGAGGCGGTGGTGCGCCCGGTGGAGGACGGTGCCACGGCCACGTTGACGCGGGCGGGAGCCGAGCCGCTGTCGGCCACGGTGCGCGCGGGGCAGGTCTTCTTCCCGGAGGTCACCGTTCCCGGCGACGGCCGTCACGACTTCCAGCTCAGCGTCACGGACTCCGGTGGCAACGTGGCCGGCAAGCCCTTCTCCGTCGTGGTGGCGAGCACCGCGCCCACCCCCGTGCTGCGCGTGCCGGCCACCATCGGCACCTTCGTCGCGGGCCAGCCCGCCCAGGTCGAGGCGGTGGTGAAGGTGGACGACCAGCCGGTGGGCACGGAGGTGGAGCTGTGGACGACGGTGTCTGGCCGGCTCGGCCAGCCGCAGCGCGCGCGGACGGTGGATGGCAGCGGGGAAGGCCGGGTGGCGCGCTTCACCCTGTCGCTCGCCGAGGGCGCCAACACGGTGAAGGCGTGCGTGCGCAACGCGGCCGGCACCCAGGTGTGCACGCTCGCCACGACGCAGGTGCGCACGGGCCGTCCCAACTGCCGCATCGTCGAGCCCTCGCCGGGCGACGTGCTGCCCGCGGGCGGCAAGCCGGTGGTGGTGCGGGTGGAGGCGCTCGGCAACAATGGACCGGTGAGCCTCTCCGCGCAGCGGCCGGGGGCCTCGGAGAACGCCTCGGGGACGGCCTCGGGGGGCGCTGCCTCGCTGTCGATGAACCTGTCCGGGGACGGCGCCTGGAGTCTGGTGGCCTCGTGTGCCGGCGGCGGTGTCAGCCAGGCCGTCACCGTGTCCCGTGACACCACGCCTCCCACGCTCGCCGTCACCGTGCGCGACGCGCCCGGGGGCCGCATCGAGCCCTCCTTCATCGACACCTCCCCGCTGCCCGGCACCCAGGTGGTGCTCGACGCGGTGACGGAGCCCTTCGCGCAGGTGCTCGTCCAGGGCTGCGGGTTGCAGGGTACCCTCCTGGCGAACGCGGACGAGCAGGGCCGTGCCTCGCTTCGGGACGTCGGTGTTCCCACCAGCGGCACCTGCTCCTTCTCCGCGCGAGCGGTGGATCTGGCTGGCAACGAGTCCTCGGTGTCCGTGCCCGTCGCGTCGGCCTTTGGGACCTCCTCCCTGAAGTTCGAATCGCCGGATCCCTCCCGGACGTTGGGTCCGACGGATGGCTCGCCGGTGGGTGACGGCAATCTCCAGGTGTCGCTCAATCTGGGCTTCTCCGCGGGCGCCCTGGGACAGTTGAAGCTCTACCGGGACACCGCCGAGGTGGGTGGAGTCCCCGTGGAGGTGGTGGACACCGGGAAGACCTTCTCGGGGGTGCAGCTCGCCGATGGCGTGAACGTGCTCCGCGCGGTGCTGGTGAACAACGCGGGCGCCGGGGCGTGCGCGAGCGCGCTGTACACCGTGGACACCACGCCGGGCGATATCGTCCTCACCGCGCCGGGTGCCTCCAGCAACTACAACCTGCAGTCGGATCGCGACCCGCTCACTCCCGGCATCCAGCACCCCCTGGCCTACACGCTCAACGGTGCCTCCGCGTCGGCCACGGTGGACGTGTGCACCAGTGTCGCGCTCACCACGGCGGCGGCGCCGTGCCGGGACGGGAGCGGCTGGTTCACCCTGGCGGCGGGGGTTCCGGCCTACACCAACCTGTTCTCCTATCCGGATGGGAGGTACTCGCTGAAGGTGGTGCTCGACGAGGGTGGCACCGTCCGTGAGTCCGCTCCCGTGTCGCTGGTGGTGGACAGCGTGCGCCCGGAGGTGACCGCGCTCGAGCTCGTGGGTGACGTCAACGGTGACCGCATGGTGAATGCCACCGAGTGGCCCACGGGTGCTCCGGTCCTGCGCGTGTCCACCAGCGGGCTGGCGACCGGTCTGCCGATCCAGGTCCGCGACGCCACGAACAACACCCTCTATGGCAATGCCATGTCCACGGGGACGGTGACCGACGTGACGCTCGGTTCGTTGCCGTCCCTCGAGGAGGCGGATTACTCGCTGGTGGTCGTCGTCACGGACTCCGCGGGCAACGCCAACCGGACGGTGGCCGCCGTGCCGCCCAATCCGTTGGATCCGGTCAATGCCGCGGCCCTGCTGTCCTTCCGGCTGGACCGGGTGGTGCCCGAGCTCAGCCCCACCTCACCGGGCAGGGCCACGCTCGGACCGGCGGATGACGCGGTTCCGGCCACGGCGGGCTTCCAGCTCCGGGCCAGCGCGCTGACGAGCGCCGACGTCGGGCCGGGTGGTGTCTCCCTGCGCCTCGACCCCGCGGGCACCGTGGTGACGAAGACCCCGGAAGGACGCTCGGTGTCCCACGACTTCACGGTCGAGGCGGCGGGCACCCGGAGCTACACGCTCGTCTTCACCGCTCAGGACAAGGCGGGCAACGTGAGCCCGCCGGTGAACATGCCGGTGACGGTGGACCTGGAGGCCCCGCGGCTCACGCTGAGCAGCCCCACCTCCGGCACCACCCTCGGCTCTCCGCTGGCGACGGTGAGGGTGGAGGTCGAGGGCGGCGAGGGGCTCATCGTGAGTGTCTTCTCCGTACGAGGGAACTCGAAGGAACTGGTGGGCTCCTTCCCGGTGGTGAATGGCGTGGCGCAGGGAAGTGTGAACCTTCCCGAGGGCACGCAGGACGTGACGGTGGAGACCGTGGACGCAGCGGGCAACCGCGGCTCGGCGAGTGCGCAAGGGGTGACGGTGCCGCACGTCGGCTGTGACGTCACGCTCACCTCTCCCGCGGGCACTCCGGTCACCTTCAACCAGACGGATGATGGGAACGCGAGCCTGTCGGGCCTGCAGTACACGCTGCACGGGCGCACCAACCGCTGCGCGGGCCAGACCGTGTCGCTCTACAAGGGTGGCACCTTGCTGGGCTCCACGGTGGCGGCTCCGGGCACCGGGGACTTCTCCTTCGACGTGTCGCTGCCGGACGGCGAGCAGTCCCGGCTGACGGTGGAGATGATCGACTCGGCGTCGAGCCAGACGAGCGACTTCGTCGACTACACGGTGGACATCTCCCCGCCCGCCTTCAGCACCGTCACTCCCGCCCAGAAGACGTTGACCTTCGTGTCCGCCTCCAACGTGAACCTGCCGGGCACCGGCTACGTGCAGGATCTCACGCCGGGCGGTGACGCGGAGGCGGAGCTCCGGGCGACGGTGACGGGCGCCACCGGGGGCCGCCTGCGCATCCTCTACAAGGGCACCACGGAGCTCGCGTCGTTGCCGATCTCCCAGAGCCCCGAGTCGCTGACGATTCCCCTCGTCCTGCCGCACGGCACCTCCGGGCCGTTGGAGCTGAGGCTGCGCGATACGGCCCTCAACGAGACGGTGTACGCCATCGACGTCACCGTGGACGTGCGGCCTCCGGCCCAGGTGGCCTTCACCGCGAAGGTTCCCACGGGTGGGGCACGCAAGGCCTGGGTGGACCTGACGTGGCCTCAGAGTGGTGATGATGACGCCACGGGCACGCCGGCGGGTTACGACCTGCGCTGGACCACCGACACGCTGCTGCCGACGGGCATCCCGGACGAGGCCACCTATTACGGGTCCAAGGTGCGGCGGGAGACCGGTGCGTTGCTGCCCGCGCAGACCACCTCCTACCGGCTCACCCTGCCTCCGCTGGCGAAGTACTTCATCGAGGTGCGGGCCCTCGACGAGGTGGGCAACGTCTCGCCCTTCCGGACCATCCCGGTCTTCGACAATGCGCCGAACAAGGTCCTCACCAACCCCACGGCCCGGTCCGGGTTCTTCGGCCTCGTCCTGGCCAGCGGTGACCTGAACGGTGATGGCAGGGATGAGCTGGTGGCGGGGGATTCCAGGGCCGCCTATGTCGTGGGCAGCGCGACCACCACGAACGTGGGGGCGGTCCACATCTACTCCGACGCCCTCTCCGGGAACGAGACGCCCCTGACGCTGTGGCCCTCCACGCCCACGGTGGGGGCGCAGCTCTTCGGGAACGAGGTGGCGGTGGGCAACGTGGGCGACGCCTCCGGCGAGGGACGGCCGGATCTGCTGGTGGGCTCGCCGAACTGGTCCACTGCTCGAGGCCGGGCCTTCCTCTACTTCGGCCGTACGGGCCAGCCGGTGGACCCGGCTCCCATCGAGTTCCGGGGCCAGGCCAGCTCGACGAATTTCGGCCACGCCGCCCGCATCATCGCGGACCTCAATGGAGATGGGTTGTCCGAGGTGCTCCTCAGCGCCGACGGGGAGAATGGTGGGAAGGGCAGGGTCTATCTCTTCTTCGGGCGCACCCGCGCCAACTGGGTGGCGGCCTCGACCGGAAACGAGAGCGGCGTGACCTTCGTGCCCGTGGACAAGGCGGACCGCATCATCGAAGGGGATACGAGCCTCAACGTGGGCACGAACACCTACTTCGGCCGGCGGCGGGGACAGGCGAACGTGGGAGACCTCGATGGCGATGGCAAGCCGGAGCTTTCGATCTCCTCGCCCTACGACAAGGTCAACACCCTCTACATCTATCCCGGGAGCATCCTGATGGCCCGCAACGGCGCGACCGTGGCGGAGCGGACGCTGACGGTCGCGGACACGTTGCAGCGCCTCACCTACGGTCCGGTCAGCACGGGAGGTCTCAATGGCTTCGGCGTGGACGTGGTGGCACGGGTGAACTTCACCGGTGGACCCGCCAGGGACCTGGTCGTCAGCCAACCCGAGTCGAACACCCTTCGCCTCTTCCCGGACGGTGGGGCGTCGGGGTTCGTCCAGCCCGAGTGGTCCGTCACCGTGGCGAACGACCCCAGCATCACCGTCAAGCGCTTCTTCGGCTACACGCTGGCCTCGGCGGACATCAACCAGGATGGGTTGCCGGACCTCGTGACCGGCGAGTCCATGACCACCAGCGCCTCCGCCTGGATCCTCTACAACCGGGGGGGCACCGGAGCGCCGTTCGATCTCGTGGCCGGTGAAGGTGTCGCCCAGTCCCGTTTCAAGGGAGTCAAGGCGCTCGGGGCCGGTGTCGTGACGGGTGACTTCAACGGGGATGGTGCGCCGGACGTGGCGGCGGGCGATCCCTTTGATACCCCGGGGCGCATTACTGTGTGGTATTGA